One Streptomyces umbrinus genomic window, CCGCCAGCAGCGCCCCGTCCGCCCGCTCGACGGGCAGGTCGGCCTCGGCACCCTCACCGGGCGCGAACGCGACGTCCTCACCGCCGTCGCGTCCGGCTGGTCCAACGCCGAGATCGCCGAGCGCCTGTCGATCGCCCCGACCACCGTGAAGACCCACGTCAGCAACATCCTCGCCAAGATCGGCGCCCACGCCCGCGTCCAGGCGGTGGTCTTCGCCTACGAGTCCGGCCTGGTGCGACCGGCGGCCTGACACCGATCGGGACGCGCCCGTCGGCCGCGATCACCGGTGGGCGCGCGCTGATCCCGAAATCTGGCGGACCGTAGCCGCCTGCCACCCGACCGTCACGATTCCGGACGCCCGGGCCCTTACAGGCGCCGTTACCCTCGTCGGATTCACACGGAGTTCCCCGCCCGGGTGCAGGCCGAGGCGATCGTGGCGCATTCTTGCTGTGTCAGCCACTCGGCGGCGCACGGACGAGGTAGGGCCGATGACTGGGAGAGCCGAGCACGACACCCGGACGCCCGGACGCCTGGCCGCGCTGCTGACCGGGATCACGGCGGAGGCGATCGGCGCGGCCGACGCCTTCGCGGGAGGCGTGTACCTGCGGTCCAGCACACCCGGGCTGCTGCGGCTGGCCGTGCTCTCGGGGCTGCCCGGGCCGCTGTTCCGCCCCTGGTGGCGCCTGCACGTCGACCGTCGGTTCCCCGTCGCTGACGCCTACCGGCTGGGCGTCCAGGTGGTGCTCCCGGACGCCACGGAGACGATGCGCCGCTACCCCCAGTTCGCGGCGGGCCTGCCGTTCCAGTTCGGGTCCGTGTACGTGCCCGTGGTCGGAGGGTCGACGGTCTACGGCGTACTGACCCTCCTGCGCCCCTCGACGTCGGACGCCACCACGGTGCTGCCCGACCGTGACCGCATGGCTCAACTGGCCGAGGATCTGGGCGCGGCGCTGCGGAGCCTGGAGGACGGCGACGGGTCTCCGGTCGCCTGGGACGACGAACCGCTGTGCGTACGGCCACCGGCGGCCGGGCCCCCTGCCGCGCCCATCGGGCGTTTCACCTGGGATCCGGCAACGGATGTCGTGACCGCCGACAACCGTCTCCGTGCCCTGCTCGGGGTGGCGCCGGGAGCGTCCGCCGACACCCCCCAGGCGCTCGCGGACGCCGTGGCCGCCGCCGACTCCCATCAGATCCTGGCCGCCCTGCGGGAGACGGCCGCGGGCAGACCGCCGCCGCTGCCCCTGCACGTGCACGCCGTCGACGGCACCCTTCGGCTGCTGGAGCTCTGGACCCCGCACGACACGTCCGTACCGCCCGGAGGGCACCCCGTCCGCGGCATCGTGCTCGATCCGGACATCGGCTCGGCGGCCGACAAGGCGGCCGACCTACTCCCGGAGGGCGTGTTCTGCCTCGACCGGCTGGGCCTGATCGTCTACGCGAATCCGCGGGCGGCGGAGCTCCTGGGCCGGCCACGGTCCGAGCTTCTGGGCCGCATCCTGTGGGAGGCGGTGCCATGGATGGACAGGCCCGCCTACGAGGACCACCTTCGGGAAGCCCTGCTGTCACCGCATCCGGTGCACTGCCACGTCGTACGGCCGCTCCAGGACGAGGACAAACCCCTCGCGGATCCCCAGGGAGGTGACTGGTTCTCGCTCTCCGTCTTTCCGGGTCCCGACATCCTGACCTGCAAGCTCGTTCCGGCCAACCGTATGGCGGACCCGCCTCCCGAACCGGCGCCGCAACCCGGGACAAACGCACCGGCCGACGCGCCCCTGGCCGACGGATCCCCGGCCGCGGTCACCTCGATGGCCCCGCTGTACCGCCCGATCATCCTCGCGATCGCGCTGACCGAGGCGGTCACCGCCCACCAGGTGTCCGCGGTCGTGATGCAGGAACTGCTGCCGGCCTTCGGCGGCCGTCGGCTCGCCATCTACCTGCTGCAGGACCGGCATCTGTATCTGGCCTGGGAATCGGGCTTCCCGAAGGGATTCCTCGCGCCGTTCGACGGGGTCCGTCTGGACACCCGGCTGCCCGGCGTGGAGACCCTCACCACCGGTAAGCCGCTCTTCTTCGAGTCGATGCACCAGCTCACAGCCGCCTATCCCGGCATCCCGCTCGACGCCACGGAGGGCGCCCGCGCCTTCCTGCCCCTCATCGCCTCCGGGCGCCCCGTCGGCTCGTGCATCCTGGGCTTCGACCGTCCCCGCGACTTCAGCACCGAGGAACGTACGGTGCTCACCGCCCTCGCCGGGCTGATCGCCCACGCCATGGAGAAGGCACACCGCTACGACACCGAGGCCGCGCTCGCCCGCGGGCTCCAGCAGGCGCTCCTCCCCCGGCGCCTGTCCGGCCACCCGCGGGTGGAGACCGTCGGGCGCTATCTGGCGGGCACCCAGGGAATGGACGTGGGAGGCGACTGGTACGACGTGGTCGAGTCCGGGGACGGTCTGGCGCTGGTCATCGGCGACGTCCAGGGACACGGCGTCCAGGCCGCCGCCACCATGGGTCAACTGCGCAGTGCCGTAAGGGCGTTCGCGCTCGGCGACCATCCGCCCGACGAGGTCCTCAGCGGCACCAACCGGCTCCTGATCGACCTCGATCCCGGCCTGTTCGCCAGTTGCTGCTACATCCGGCTGGACCCCATCACCGGTCTGGCCCGGGTCGCCCGCGCCGGCCATCCGCCGCCGATCCTGCGCTACCCGGACGGCCGTACGCACGTCCTGGACATCCCCGGCGGCGTCGTGCTCGGCGTCGACCAGCACGCCCAGTACCCGGTGACGGAGTTGCAGCTGGAGCCCGGCGCCATCCTCGCGCTCTACACGGACGGTCTGGTCGAACGGCCCGGCGTCGACATCGACGAGGGCATCACCGCTCTGCGGGTGGCCCTGGCCCGGGCCGGTTCCCCCGCTACCCGCCCCGGCGGCCGTTCACTGGCCGCCGTCGCGGACCGCCTCACCGCCAAGGCCCGGCACGTCGCCGACCGCCCCGACGACATAGCGCTGCTGCTGACGGCACGCCGCCCAAGGGGGCGCCACCGCTGAGCGACAGCGCTCCGTGCGGCGCTCGCCGTACGGGGCTCAACCGCGCGGTGGAGGAATCGGGCGCCCGAGACGCACGGGGACGCCCGGCGAGTAGAGCACGCTCACCGGTTCACCCATCGGCGCCGGCAGCCCGGCCGACTCCACCAGGTTCTCCTCGCACTCGACCAGCGTCGCCCGGTGCAGCGGCCAGCGCGGATGGTCGTTCGGCAGAAAGCCCGCGTCGCCGAAGAACGGGTTGTGCATGCCCCACCGGGCGGTCAGGAAGTGCTCAAGACCCGTCGGCTCGGTTATGCGCTCCCCGGGCCTGATGACGAGGCGGCTGTACGCCCCACGCGGTCCCGGCACGCGCCTCGCGCTGGTGTAGTCGACGGTGTCCTCACCGGTCCGCACGGACATACGGGACCACACGTACGGCAGCCGGAACGCGAGCCGCCCCATGACCACCGGCACGAGCCGGGAGGCGTCCATGGAGCGGAAGACCACACCGCGTCGGCCGTGCGCGTCCACCGAGTACAGGCGCACGTTGGTCTCCGGGAAGGAGCCGAGGTAGGGCACTCCCGGCAGGCGCAGCCAGCCCACCTTGTGCATCCGGAACGCGACCAGCCCCACGAAGGTGACTCCGTCAACGGTGTCGGGAACGGTGCCGTCCGGCAGCAGCCCCGCCACGTCCGCCGGATCGACGGCCCAGTGCACGAAGGTGAGGTCCAGCCACTGCTGGGTGAGCAGGGGGCGACGGAGTGCGACCGGGGCGTCGGGCGTGATCGGTTCCGGCACGGACGAGGTGATCGACACGAGCGAAAGCATCGCAGGCCCCTGTCCGGGGCACGGCGAGAACGCGTGCGGTGTGACGCGTCTGGCACCGGTGCACCCCGGTGCCGTCGTCCCAGGCCCCACCGTCGTACGTCGGCCCCGGACGGGTCCCGGGGCCGCGGCGGGGGTCAGACATCGGTGGGCAGGCCGCTCACCTCCGCGATGCCGCGCAGCTCCTCGTCCTGGCGGTGTCGTTCGCCGATGAAGTCGGCGATCTCCTGGCACCTGGCCGGATCGGCCGCGGTGCCGGAGTCCGTGACGACCCTGACGGGTCCGACCTCGTCGGTCTCGATCTCGACGATCTGGTTGTCCAGCCGTCCCGTGACGGCGACGGCCACGACGAGGGACGCCTCGTCGCGGACCTCCTGCGAGACGCCGGCGCCGTCCTCGCCCTCGAGACTCAACTCGATCGGCCCAGCCCGTTGCTCCTGCATCGCCTCCAGCACTGGCTCGACCATGCGGAGCAGCAACGCGTAGTCCGACGGCGCCATCCGCACGCGCAACAGGTCGAGATAGAGGTCCACTGGCCGGTCTTCGGGCGGAAACTCTGATTCGCTCATGGGACTCGACTTCCCCGATGTGGCCAACATGATCGCATCTGGGACCAAAATGGTGGATCTCCGCGCCCACCGCCACTCGGGAACCGGCTCGTGCCCGGTCTACGCGCCGCGACGGACCCGGGCGGCCTTACGCGCCTCGGCCGTCTGCCGGGCCTCGGCGGACCGGCGGGACTCGCCACCGGCACGTCCCGGACGGGTGCCCATGCCGCGGAACGGCGTACCGCCGCGCTGGGGGCGCTCCGTGACCGGCGCACTTCCGTTGACGGGGATCCCGGAGGGCGCCTGAGCACCGGTGATGCGGCTCAGCTCGGCCTCTCCCGAGCGGACCTGGATGATCTGCGGCCTGATGCGGGCGTCGGACATCAGGCGCGTCATGTCGCGGCGCTGATTGGGCAGAACGAGCGTGACGACGCTGCCGGACTCCCCGGCGCGGGCCGTACGTCCTCCACGGTGCAGGTAGTCCTTGTGGTCGGCGGGCGGGTCCACGTTGACGACGAGGTCGAGGTCGTCGATGTGGATGCCTCGGGCCGCGACGTTGGTCGCCACCAGCACCGTGACCTGGCCGTCCTTGAACTGGGCCAGCGTGCGGGTGCGCTGGGGCTGCGACTTGCCGCCGTGCAGCGCCGCGGCCTTCACCCCGCTGCCCAGCAGGTGCCGGGTGAACTGGTCCACGGCGTGCTTGGTGTCCAGGAACATCAGCACCCGCCCGTCTCGGGCGGCGATCTCCGTGGCGGTGGCGTGCTTGTCGGCCCCGTGCACGTACAGCACGTGGTGCTCCATCGTGGTGACCGTGCCCGCCGAAGGGTCGACCGAGTGGACCACCGGGTCGTGGAGATAGCGCCGGACCAGGAGGTCGATGTTGCGGTCCAGGGTGGCCGAGAACAGCATCCGCTGGCCGTCGGGCCGTACCTGGTCGAGCAGCTCCGTGACCTGGGGCATGAAGCCCATGTCTGCCATCTGGTCGGCCTCGTCCAGCACGGTGATCTCCACCCGGTCCAGGCGGCAGTCCTTGCGCTCGACGAGATCCATGAGACGGCCCGGGGTCGCGACGACGACCTCGGCACCGGCCCTCAGCGCCCCGGCCTGCCGGCCGATCGACATACCGCCGACGACGGTGGCCAGCCGCAGCTTCAGCGGCCGGGCGTACGGGGTCAGCGCGTCGGTGACCTGCTGGGCCAGCTCACGGGTGGGAACGAGGATCATCGCGAGCGGCTTCCGGGGCTCGGCACGCCGCCCGGCCAGGCGCACGAGGAGTGCCAGGCCGAAGGCGAGCGTCTTGCCGGAGCCGGTGCGCCCGCGACCGAGGACGTCACGGCCCGCGAGGGAGTTGGGCAGCGTGGCGGCCTGGATCGGGAACGGCTCGGTCACACCGAGGCGGTTGAGAGTCTCCAGCAACTCGGCGGGCAGGCCCAGTTCACCGAAGGTCGTGACCGCGGGGAGGCCCGGGGTGACGGTGGTCGGCGGTGTGAACTCTCCCTGCGGCGCGGCGGGCCGGCGCCCATTGCCACCCGACCGGGTGACGGGCCGCCCCTGGCTCTGCGGACGGGCACGGCCGCCCCGGCCGGAGCCGCCGAAGCCGTCCTTGCGGCCCTTGGAATAACCATCGTTCGTGCGAGCTGAACGGTTCATGAAGAACCTTCCTCGATAGGGCACGTATCGAGGAATTCTCGGCGGACACAAGCCGAACGAATTGCAAGAACGAGCCGGGTGCGAGACCGGAAAATGATCCGGCCGCAGCGATGTGACACAAGAAGGAGGCCCGGTCGGGGACCCCTGGAAAAATCAGCAAGCTGGGGCCCCACCGCGAGGTGGGACCCCAGCTGCCTTGTGCGATTCGACGTCAGGCAGGCGTGATGTTCTCCGCCTGCGGGCCCTTCTGACCCTGGGTGATGTCGAAGTTCACCTTCTGGCCCTCCTGGAGCTCACGAAAGCCCTGGGTGGCGATGTTCGAGTAGTGGGCGAAGACGTCGGGGCCGCCGCCCTCCTGCTCGATGAAGCCGAAGCCCTTTTCCGAGTTGAACCACTTGACGGTTCCAGTAGCCATGTCATTTCCCCTTCGGGGCAGTACCCGGGGGTCCGCACTGTGTGAACCCCTGCGTCGCCGCAATGAACCCGTCCGGAAAGAGCGCCGGAAATACAAAAGCGCCCGGCGATATGTAATCATCCGAGCCACTTGAAGTGTGCGGGAACTACAATTGCAACTGGATCAAGAGTATCACGACACACCCACACGGCAACGGCTGACCCGCCCTTCCGTAGTTCAGGGGCCGGGCCCCGGGTCCGGCTTCACGGCGTCGGTGATTCCGGCGCGGGCGGCTTCGAGCTGGGCGGCGAAGGCGACACCGAGGAAGAGCGCGATCCCGGTGAGGTTCGCCCACAGCAGCAGCGCGACGAACGCGGTGAGCGGTCCGTACACGGCACCGAAGGACCCGCTGCTGGCGACGTAGAACGCCAGCAGCCAGGTGGCCGCGACCCACAGCACCAGATGGACCGCCGAGCCGAAGGCGAGCCACGTGTAGCCCGGCTGGTCCCTGCGGGGAGCCCAGCGGAAGATCACCGCCGAGGCGACCCAGACGAACACCACGCCCAGCGGCACCTGGAGCGG contains:
- a CDS encoding SpoIIE family protein phosphatase, producing MTGRAEHDTRTPGRLAALLTGITAEAIGAADAFAGGVYLRSSTPGLLRLAVLSGLPGPLFRPWWRLHVDRRFPVADAYRLGVQVVLPDATETMRRYPQFAAGLPFQFGSVYVPVVGGSTVYGVLTLLRPSTSDATTVLPDRDRMAQLAEDLGAALRSLEDGDGSPVAWDDEPLCVRPPAAGPPAAPIGRFTWDPATDVVTADNRLRALLGVAPGASADTPQALADAVAAADSHQILAALRETAAGRPPPLPLHVHAVDGTLRLLELWTPHDTSVPPGGHPVRGIVLDPDIGSAADKAADLLPEGVFCLDRLGLIVYANPRAAELLGRPRSELLGRILWEAVPWMDRPAYEDHLREALLSPHPVHCHVVRPLQDEDKPLADPQGGDWFSLSVFPGPDILTCKLVPANRMADPPPEPAPQPGTNAPADAPLADGSPAAVTSMAPLYRPIILAIALTEAVTAHQVSAVVMQELLPAFGGRRLAIYLLQDRHLYLAWESGFPKGFLAPFDGVRLDTRLPGVETLTTGKPLFFESMHQLTAAYPGIPLDATEGARAFLPLIASGRPVGSCILGFDRPRDFSTEERTVLTALAGLIAHAMEKAHRYDTEAALARGLQQALLPRRLSGHPRVETVGRYLAGTQGMDVGGDWYDVVESGDGLALVIGDVQGHGVQAAATMGQLRSAVRAFALGDHPPDEVLSGTNRLLIDLDPGLFASCCYIRLDPITGLARVARAGHPPPILRYPDGRTHVLDIPGGVVLGVDQHAQYPVTELQLEPGAILALYTDGLVERPGVDIDEGITALRVALARAGSPATRPGGRSLAAVADRLTAKARHVADRPDDIALLLTARRPRGRHR
- a CDS encoding YqjF family protein, with the protein product MLSLVSITSSVPEPITPDAPVALRRPLLTQQWLDLTFVHWAVDPADVAGLLPDGTVPDTVDGVTFVGLVAFRMHKVGWLRLPGVPYLGSFPETNVRLYSVDAHGRRGVVFRSMDASRLVPVVMGRLAFRLPYVWSRMSVRTGEDTVDYTSARRVPGPRGAYSRLVIRPGERITEPTGLEHFLTARWGMHNPFFGDAGFLPNDHPRWPLHRATLVECEENLVESAGLPAPMGEPVSVLYSPGVPVRLGRPIPPPRG
- a CDS encoding DEAD/DEAH box helicase; protein product: MNRSARTNDGYSKGRKDGFGGSGRGGRARPQSQGRPVTRSGGNGRRPAAPQGEFTPPTTVTPGLPAVTTFGELGLPAELLETLNRLGVTEPFPIQAATLPNSLAGRDVLGRGRTGSGKTLAFGLALLVRLAGRRAEPRKPLAMILVPTRELAQQVTDALTPYARPLKLRLATVVGGMSIGRQAGALRAGAEVVVATPGRLMDLVERKDCRLDRVEITVLDEADQMADMGFMPQVTELLDQVRPDGQRMLFSATLDRNIDLLVRRYLHDPVVHSVDPSAGTVTTMEHHVLYVHGADKHATATEIAARDGRVLMFLDTKHAVDQFTRHLLGSGVKAAALHGGKSQPQRTRTLAQFKDGQVTVLVATNVAARGIHIDDLDLVVNVDPPADHKDYLHRGGRTARAGESGSVVTLVLPNQRRDMTRLMSDARIRPQIIQVRSGEAELSRITGAQAPSGIPVNGSAPVTERPQRGGTPFRGMGTRPGRAGGESRRSAEARQTAEARKAARVRRGA
- a CDS encoding cold-shock protein, with the protein product MATGTVKWFNSEKGFGFIEQEGGGPDVFAHYSNIATQGFRELQEGQKVNFDITQGQKGPQAENITPA